In Denticeps clupeoides chromosome 1, fDenClu1.1, whole genome shotgun sequence, a single window of DNA contains:
- the prkcha gene encoding protein kinase C eta type, whose amino-acid sequence MRFTGALKLRIGEALDLRRSGVALRLAFNKSSQTLLDPYLVVKVDEYQVGQTLTKQKTCAPTYNEHFSVSVSGGAQLELAVFHDAPIGYDEFVANRTIRFQDLMKGTSCEENFEGWVDLEPEGKIYIQITLSGTFSDEDAGGIVRKELTRLRQGAVRRRVHQVNGHKFMSTFLRQPTFCFHCKDFIWGLWKQGYQCQVCTCVVHKRCHQLVVTVCPRMKKPAKEETTNQGFSINVPHKFSVHNYKFPTFCDHCGSLLYGIFRQGLHCKMCKMNVHIRCQGNVAPNCGVNNVELANKLAEMGLQAGNVSRRPSLAVGEDRTHARSCSARTEAPEQQSGRKLGISDFTFMQVLGKGSFGKVMLARLNSVDLVFAVKVLKKDVILQDDDVECTMTEKHVLSLACSHPFLTQLYCCFQTQAHLFFVMEFVNGGDLMFHIQKARKFDEDRARFYTAEITSALIFLHSQGILYRDLKLDNVLLDKDGHCKLADFGMCKENMLDGITTATFCGTPDYIAPEILQEMPYTASVDWWALGVLLYEMLCGHAPFEAENEDDLFEAILTEEVVYAPWLSSSAVDILKAFLTKNPARRLGCVAADGGEESIVRQAFFNSVDWDKLKRREVEPPFRPRIKTPEDVNNFDPDFTSEDPVLTPLEDGLIPPANQDEFRHFSFTSEELLKNFELVELENNPPQPEFSSH is encoded by the exons ATGAGGTTTACCGGTGCTCTGAAGCTGCGTATTGGCGAGGCTCTTGACCTGCGGCGCTCCGGCGTTGCCCTCCGACTCGCCTTCAATAAGAGCAGCCAAACGCTGCTGGACCCGTACCTGGTGGTCAAGGTGGACGAGTACCAGGTGGGTCAGACCCTCACCAAGCAGAAGACGTGCGCGCCCACCTACAACGAGCACTTCAGCGTGAGCGTGAGCGGCGGCGCGCAGCTCGAACTGGCTGTGTTCCACGACGCACCCATTGGATACGACGAGTTTGTGGCAAACCGAACCATCCGCTTCCAGGACCTGATGAAAGGCACAAGCTGTGAGGAGAACTTCGAGggctgg GTCGACTTGGAACCGGAGGGCAAGATCTACATTCAGATTACACTCTCAGGGACATTTTCTGATG aggatgCAGGTGGCATTGTGCGTAAGGAGTTGACGCGACTGCGTCAAGGGGCCGTTCGCCGTCGGGTTCACCAGGTCAACGGACACAAGTTCATGTCCACGTTTCTACGGCAACCAACCTTCTGCTTCCATTGCAAAGACTTCATATG GGGTCTTTGGAAACAGGGCTACCAGTGccaag tgtgtacCTGTGTGGTTCATAAGCGATGCCACCAGCTTGTTGTGACTGTATGTCCACGCATGAAGAAGCCAGCAAAGGaagag ACAACCAATCAGGGCTTCAGTATCAACGTTCCTCACAAGTTCAGCGTCCACAACTACAAGTTTCCCACGTTCTGTGACCACTGTGGTTCTCTTCTGTATGGGATTTTTCGACAGGGTCTGCACTGCAAGA TGTGTAAGATGAACGTTCATATCCGCTGTCAAGGAAATGTCGCCCCCAACTGTGGGGTCAACAATGTGGAGCTGGCCAATAAACTGGCAGAGATGGGACTGCAGGCAGGGAACGTCTCCAGGCGTCCTTcactg gccgTGGGTGAAGACAGGACACACGCGCGCAGTTGTAGCGCCAGGACAGAAGCGCCTGAGCAACAGAGCGGCAGGAAGTTGGGAATCagtgacttcactttcatgcaGGTTTTGGGAAAGGGGAGTTTTGGCAAG gtgatgCTTGCGCGGTTGAACAGTGTTGACCTGGTGTTTGCGGTGAAGGTGCTGAAGAAGGATGTGATTCTGCAGGATGATGATGTCGAGTGCACCATGACGGAGAAGCATGTTTTATCCCTCGCCTGCTCCCATCCTTTCCTCACACAGCTGTACTGCTGCTTCCAGACACAG GCACACCTGTTCTTTGTGATGGAGTTCGTCAACGGTGGAGATCTCATGTTCCACATCCAGAAGGCACGGAAGTTCGACGAGGACCGCGCTCGGTTCTACACAGCCGAGATCACGTCAGCGCTGATCTTCCTGCACAGCCAGGGCATTTTATACAG GGACCTGAAGCTGGATAATGTTCTGTTGGATAAAGATGGTCATTGTAAACTGGCTGATTTCGGCATGTGTAAGGAGAACATGTTGGATGGCATCACCACTGCAACCTTTTGTGGAACCCCTGATTACATTGCACCAGag aTCCTGCAGGAGATGCCTTACACCGCGTCCGTTGATTGGTGGGCTCTGGGCGTGCTGCTCTATGAGATGTTGTGCGGCCACGCCCCATTTGAAGCGGAGAATGAGGATGACCTGTTTGAAGCCATCCTGACTGAGGAGGTGGTGTATGCACCGTGGCTTAGCAGCAGTGCTGTCGACATCCTGAAAGCT TTCCTGACAAAGAACCCAGCGCGGCGGCTGGGTTGCGTGGCAGCGGACGGCGGTGAGGAGAGCATCGTGAGGCAGGCCTTCTTCAACAGTGTTGACTGGGACAAGCTGAAAAGGAGGGAGGTGGAGCCGCCATTTAGACCCAGAATC AAAACTCCAGAGGACGTGAATAATTTTGACCCCGATTTCACCTCGGAGGACCCGGTCCTGACGCCGCTGGAGGACGGCCTCATCCCGCCAGCCAATCAGGACGAGTTCCGCCATTTCTCTTTCACCTcagaggagctgctgaagaacTTTGAACTGGTGGAGCTTGAGAACAATCCCCCTCAACCAGAGTTCAGCAGTCATTGA
- the hif1aa gene encoding hypoxia inducible factor 1 subunit alpha a, which translates to MEPAGVARKKRVNSERRKEKSRDAARCRRGRESEVFNELANELPLPHSVAAHLDKAAIIRLALSYLRLRWLLDAGEGRPACQHPDVLPASSYLKALGGFLVLLSQDGDVIYVSENVSKCVGLLQFDLIGHSIFDFTHPCDHEDIRDVLSHRTGSCRTDWATPTYRSLLLRMKCTLTSRGRMVNIKSATWRMLHCTGHMSVCVDKPLPFLMLICQPIPHQTHIDVPLDSQTFISRHTLDMRYTYCDNRVRELLGYDADDLSGHSVYEFCHALDSAHLSKTHHSLFVKGQARTAQYRLLVRWGGFVWAETHATIIYSKKGSHPEYVVCINYVISSVEHQGVVLSVGQQCEVKREEEADVSDDEQTAALKQDDELMKDNFVISLDFNSGGEMTSVPEDQLLYNDVMLAPPYSDGSHSHIKSFSFPESSTPPPSCCTSGMLHTDCCDRFHAEQGQKVFSMETEPKNPFVSEDLENKELDMLAPYIPMDGDFKLHGFPQLSPAQIQRQTEHDPLDTSQSPDRVPLQMSKESVKNQKRAQRRRMEHNSLLDVVDDQPSRKIPKLSAGGGGGVANTTILLLLPPNVLIGQLLCPLPQLKR; encoded by the exons ATGGAGCCCGCAGGTGTCGCGCGCAAAAAGAG GGTGAATTCAGAGCGGCGTAAAGAGAAGTCTCGCGACGCTGCACGCTGCCGCCGGGGGAGAGAGTCGGAGGTGTTTAATGAACTGGCCAATGAGCTTCCACTACCACACAGCGTCGCCGCCCACCTGGACAAGGCGGCCATCATACGGCTCGCGCTCAGCTACCTGCGGCTGCGCTGGCTGCTCGACGCAG GGGAAGGTCGACCGGCCTGCCAACATCCAGATGTCCTGCCGGCTTCCTCATATCTGAAGGCCCTGGGCGGATTCCTGGTGCTGCTGTCTCAAGATGGAGACGTGATCTACGTGTCGGAAAACGTCAGCAAGTGTGTGGGGCTTCTGCAG TTTGACCTAATAGGACACAGCATCTTCGACTTCACACACCCCTGCGACCACGAGGACATTAGAGATGTGTTGTCGCACAGAACAG GCTCGTGTAGGACAGATTGGGCCACACCCACCTACAGGAGCCTACTGCTGCGGATGAAGTGCACTttgaccagcagggggcgaaTGGTCAACATAAAATCAGCCACATGGAGG ATGCTGCACTGTACGGGCcatatgagtgtatgtgtggatAAGCCCCTCCCCTTTCTAATGCTGATCTGCCAGCCAATCCCGCACCAAACCCACATCGATGTTCCCCTCGACTCGCAAACTTTCATCAGCCGACACACACTTGACATGAGATACACCTATTGTGACAaccg ggttaGGGAATTACTGGGCTACGATGCTGATGACCTGTCGGGCCACTCTGTGTATGAGTTCTGCCACGCCCTGGACTCTGCTCACCTGTCCAAAACACACCATAGtt tgtttgtTAAAGGTCAGGCTCGTACAGCTCAATACCGGCTCCTGGTGAGGTGGGGGGGCTTCGTGTGGGCAGAGACTCACGCCACCATCATCTACAGCAAGAAGGGGTCACACCCAGAGTACGTGGTGTGTATCAACTACGTGATCAG tagtgtggaGCATCAGGGTGTGGTCCTCTCAGTGGGTCAGCAGTGTGAGGTGAAGCGGGAGGAGGAAGCCGATGTCTCTGATGATGAGCAAACAGCAGCCCTAAAGCAGGATGATGAGTTGATGAAGGACAACTTTGTCATTTCTTTAGACTTCAACAGTGGAG GTGAAATGACCTCTGTTCCGGAAGACCAGCTTCTCTACAATGATGTCATGTTGGCTCCGCCCTATTCCGACGGCAGTCACAGCCACATCAAGAGCTTCTCCTTCCCAGAGTCCTCCACTCCACCGCCCAGCTGCTGCACTTCTGGT ATGCTCCACACTGACTGCTGTGATCGTTTCCATGCTGAGCAGGGCCAGAAAGTCTTCTCCATGGAAACTGAGCCAAAGAATCCATTCGTCTCTGAG GATCTGGAGAATAAAGAACTAGACATGTTGGCTCCATACATCCCCATGGACGGGGATTTTAAGCTCCATGGTTTCCCCCAGCTCAGCCCCGCCCAAATCCAGCGGCAGACTGAACACGACCCCCTCGACACCAGTCAGAGTCCAGACAG AGTCCCTCTGCAGATGAGTAAAGAATCCGTGAAAAATCAGAAAAGAGCCCAGAGGAGAAGAATGGAACACAACTCACTG